One genomic window of Ramlibacter agri includes the following:
- a CDS encoding chloride channel protein → MHFRADMHHGDEAHHRQPDVLAAIRQDFANSHEWFARAIVLAFAALAGASVVGFTWLCEIASRLFTTWRVDWPWLPFLLTPSICAVLVWCTTRFFPGASGSGIPQVMVALNETVDATQRKRFVSLRLAVAKIAMCTTALLGGLAIGREGPSVQVAAGVMLHARRWLPRKASIGPQALLVAGGAAGIAAAFNAPLAGIMFGIEELTRRFEARTSGLVISAIVLAGLIAVSVFGNSTYFGVIYVPQLQASFAGPALLVVLGSGLLGGLFSRLLHASLVGGQADRFSRWRASHPVVFAAACGLAIAVVGWASGGSTFGSGYSSTRHLLEGHPDMPVLYVTLRLVATWLALWSGVPGGLFAPSLAIGAGIGADVALLVGWDAQAPALIALGMAGFLAAVTQAPITAFIIVMEMVDGHAMVLSLMAAALGASLLARWLAAPLYGALAAAQLAKLKASSRA, encoded by the coding sequence ATGCATTTCCGGGCCGACATGCACCACGGCGACGAAGCTCATCACCGGCAGCCGGACGTCCTGGCCGCGATCCGCCAGGACTTCGCCAACTCCCACGAATGGTTCGCGCGCGCCATCGTGCTGGCCTTCGCCGCGCTGGCCGGCGCCAGCGTGGTCGGCTTCACCTGGCTGTGCGAGATCGCCTCGCGCCTGTTCACCACGTGGCGCGTCGACTGGCCCTGGCTCCCCTTCCTGCTGACCCCGTCGATCTGTGCGGTGCTCGTGTGGTGCACCACACGCTTCTTCCCCGGCGCGTCCGGCTCGGGCATCCCGCAGGTGATGGTGGCCTTGAACGAAACGGTGGACGCCACCCAGCGCAAGCGCTTCGTCTCGCTGCGGCTGGCGGTCGCCAAGATCGCGATGTGCACGACGGCCCTGCTGGGCGGGCTGGCGATCGGCCGCGAAGGACCATCCGTGCAGGTCGCGGCCGGCGTGATGCTGCATGCGCGGCGCTGGCTGCCGCGCAAGGCCAGCATCGGCCCGCAGGCGCTGCTGGTCGCCGGCGGCGCCGCGGGCATCGCGGCCGCCTTCAACGCGCCCCTGGCCGGCATCATGTTCGGCATCGAGGAGCTGACGCGCCGCTTCGAGGCCCGCACCAGTGGGCTGGTGATCTCGGCCATCGTGCTGGCCGGCCTGATTGCCGTGTCCGTGTTCGGCAACTCCACCTATTTCGGCGTGATCTACGTGCCGCAGCTGCAGGCGTCCTTCGCCGGCCCGGCGCTGCTGGTGGTGCTGGGCAGCGGGCTGCTGGGCGGCCTCTTCTCGCGGCTGCTGCACGCTTCGCTGGTCGGCGGCCAGGCCGACCGTTTCAGCCGCTGGCGTGCTTCGCATCCGGTGGTCTTCGCCGCCGCCTGCGGCCTGGCCATCGCCGTCGTCGGCTGGGCCAGCGGCGGCTCCACCTTCGGCAGCGGCTATTCGTCCACCCGCCACCTGCTGGAGGGGCACCCGGACATGCCGGTGCTGTACGTGACGCTGCGCCTGGTCGCCACCTGGCTCGCGCTGTGGTCTGGCGTGCCGGGCGGGCTGTTCGCGCCGTCGCTGGCCATCGGCGCGGGAATCGGGGCCGACGTGGCGCTGCTGGTCGGCTGGGACGCCCAGGCGCCGGCGCTGATCGCGCTGGGCATGGCCGGCTTCCTGGCGGCGGTGACGCAGGCGCCGATCACTGCCTTCATCATCGTGATGGAAATGGTGGACGGCCACGCCATGGTGCTGAGCCTGATGGCGGCGGCGCTGGGGGCGAGCCTGCTGGCACGTTGGCTGGCGGCGCCGCTCTATGGGGCGCTGGCGGCGGCGCAGCTGGCGAAGTTGAAGGCTTCCTCCCGGGCGTGA
- a CDS encoding response regulator transcription factor, translating to MLSGNTSPFTDWPRSLRVGVVEDDARSRETLVAMVGAAAGLQVVLVAANRKEALDLLPRQEIDVLLVDLGLPDGSGLDVIRAARAQWPACSVLVSTIFGDESHVLRSIEAGAMGYLLKDIGAAELVEEIRSIHAGGSPISPMVARTILARAAASLMPLPQSPPPDAAPAEPTATLSAREQQVLRHVSKGFTTEETARAMGVSSSTVLTFVRRIYFKLQVNTRAEAIHEAHRQGLLPD from the coding sequence ATGCTTTCCGGCAATACGTCACCCTTCACCGACTGGCCCAGGTCCCTGCGCGTCGGCGTGGTGGAGGACGACGCCCGCAGCCGCGAGACGCTGGTGGCCATGGTCGGCGCAGCGGCGGGCCTGCAAGTGGTGCTCGTGGCGGCCAACCGCAAGGAGGCGCTGGACCTGTTGCCGCGGCAGGAGATCGACGTGCTGCTCGTCGACCTCGGACTGCCGGATGGTTCCGGCCTGGACGTGATCCGCGCGGCGCGCGCGCAGTGGCCTGCTTGCAGCGTGCTCGTGAGCACCATCTTCGGCGACGAGAGCCACGTGCTGCGCTCGATCGAGGCGGGCGCCATGGGCTACCTGCTGAAGGACATCGGTGCGGCCGAACTCGTGGAGGAGATCCGCAGCATCCACGCCGGCGGCAGCCCGATCAGCCCGATGGTCGCGCGCACGATCCTCGCGCGCGCGGCCGCCAGCCTGATGCCGCTGCCGCAATCGCCGCCGCCGGATGCGGCGCCGGCGGAGCCCACCGCGACCTTGTCCGCGCGCGAGCAGCAGGTGCTGCGGCACGTCAGCAAGGGTTTCACCACGGAGGAGACGGCCCGCGCCATGGGCGTTTCGAGCAGCACCGTGCTCACCTTCGTGCGGCGCATCTATTTCAAGCTGCAGGTCAACACGCGGGCCGAAGCCATCCATGAAGCGCATCGCCAGGGCCTGCTGCCGGATTAG
- a CDS encoding cation:proton antiporter, whose translation MNTPDWLLVLGLLLLAMVLVNSTLHRLPLTSPMVYLAAGWLLGPSVLGALRPDPFLHATMLGNIAELGLLVSLFAVGLQLRVRLGDRRWRLPFKLAFVSLGVIVALVAAVGIFALGLPPGLAIVLGAILAPTDPVLASALQPQEGSDEQPVSFTLAAEGALNDGASYPFVILGLALAGLIDRPLLEWALVDFAWATAGGLGIGFALGATVGRCVVVLRGRYGRALGLDVFLGLGLIGTAYGLAHLCAASGFLAVFAAGLALGRVRERPAPGSADLEAPLTSAGHSYTTLAQHSHHASATMRASVEDFNEQMEKISEMGLVLLVGAMLPYAPFTWTTCWFVPLLLLVLRPLSVLPSYVGEGAAVRQLALAGWFGIRGIGSLFYLLLVVRMGVTRPEAGTLLSLTLWTIAASILLHGLSARPLMRWALGGPGVRRPGD comes from the coding sequence ATGAACACTCCCGACTGGCTGCTGGTGCTGGGGCTGCTGTTGCTGGCGATGGTGCTGGTCAACAGTACGTTGCACCGTCTGCCTCTCACCAGTCCCATGGTGTACCTGGCCGCCGGGTGGCTGCTGGGTCCGTCCGTCCTAGGGGCTCTGCGACCCGATCCCTTCCTGCACGCGACCATGCTCGGGAACATCGCCGAGTTGGGCCTGCTCGTCTCGCTCTTCGCCGTCGGCCTGCAACTGAGGGTCCGCCTAGGGGACAGGCGTTGGCGGCTTCCCTTCAAGCTCGCCTTCGTGTCGCTGGGCGTAATCGTCGCGCTGGTGGCGGCGGTGGGCATCTTCGCCCTCGGCCTGCCTCCGGGCCTGGCCATCGTGCTCGGCGCCATCCTGGCACCTACCGATCCCGTGCTCGCTTCCGCGTTGCAGCCGCAGGAGGGGTCGGACGAACAGCCGGTGAGCTTCACGCTCGCCGCCGAGGGCGCGCTCAACGACGGCGCATCGTACCCGTTCGTAATCCTGGGCCTGGCCCTGGCCGGCCTGATCGACCGGCCGCTGCTCGAATGGGCCTTGGTGGACTTTGCGTGGGCGACCGCGGGTGGGCTCGGGATCGGCTTCGCGCTGGGCGCGACGGTGGGCCGGTGCGTCGTGGTCCTGCGCGGCCGGTACGGCCGGGCTCTCGGCCTGGACGTGTTCCTCGGGCTCGGGCTTATCGGGACGGCCTACGGGCTGGCGCACCTGTGCGCCGCGTCCGGTTTCCTGGCGGTCTTCGCGGCCGGCCTGGCGCTGGGACGCGTGCGGGAGCGGCCGGCACCGGGCTCCGCCGACCTCGAGGCGCCCTTGACCTCTGCCGGCCATTCGTACACGACCCTGGCCCAACACTCACATCACGCCAGCGCCACGATGCGGGCCTCGGTCGAGGATTTCAACGAGCAGATGGAGAAGATCTCGGAAATGGGCCTCGTGCTTCTGGTCGGGGCGATGCTGCCCTATGCGCCGTTCACGTGGACCACATGCTGGTTCGTCCCCTTGCTGCTCCTGGTGCTGCGGCCCTTGTCGGTGCTGCCGTCCTATGTGGGGGAAGGAGCGGCCGTCCGGCAACTCGCTCTCGCCGGCTGGTTCGGCATCCGCGGCATCGGGTCGCTCTTCTACCTGTTGCTGGTGGTGCGCATGGGTGTGACCAGACCCGAGGCCGGGACACTGCTGTCGCTCACCCTCTGGACCATCGCCGCATCCATCCTGTTGCACGGGCTGAGCGCCCGCCCGCTGATGCGCTGGGCTCTCGGGGGCCCCGGCGTGCGCAGGCCCGGCGACTGA
- a CDS encoding autotransporter-associated beta strand repeat-containing protein: MQQSAPHLVASHRRSPLVRNGARPPLRPLAIACVLAWAATPAAFACNASDTATLAACVANAASDGTINITANITLTGNIGVLSSNATIVGNGYTIDGAGSYRGFFVGAGNVAISDLTLSNLSAKGGDGGSSEVGGGGGLGAGGALFVRSGASVTLTNVALQNDSATGGAGGSNVGGPGFGGGGGMGGSGGGGGSTPGAGGGGLYAAGAPAAGGYGGAGGGPTGGAGSTGAGAGAGGDYSGGGGSLVDDGGNGGYGGGGGGGFDNGGNGGFGGGGGGALFDNGGNGGFGAGGGGTLYDYGGSGGFGGGAGSNGFVAGGNTAGGGGGGAGMGGAIFVESGGSITLAGNLTLDGSSVTGGAGGAGAQGGSAFGSAIFLQGSAASLTFSPGSNTTQAVRDVIADEAGSGGSAANSVGITKSGAGTLVLSGNNTYSGTTTISAGTLQVGEGGTTGSLGSGNVVDDGALVFKRSDDLTVANAISGSGSLTQAGTGTLTLTNGSNSYAGGTTISSGTLAITDGNALGTGAVTLDGGKLLAQDTLTLGNTVVIGTGSSGTIAAATGTTLTLTGSAGWSANAALHFGTSTDTGTVVAAFGSLSVTLPAASIAIDGGTLKAGNSILGNVTNYSTANIAAHATLDTNGYTFGFVDLQGSGNLVTSATPGNTVSIQAGNFAGVISGSDRVQKTGSGTLLLSGDNTYTGGTTVSGGTLQVGNGGTTGSLGTGNVVNDATLVFDRSNDFTVANAISGSGSVTKNGAGTLALTGANGYQGTTTINAGTLQLGDGGTTGTLGIGNVVDNSALVFKRSDTTVVANAISGAGTLTQAGSGTLVLSGANSYSGGTFVDSGTLRAGSAGALSAGSAMHVASGATLDLDGQDQEVASLAGAGNVTLGSGTLTSGNDNTSTAFSGVTSGTGGLTKVGSGTLTLAGANNYSGATTVDGGTLRAGAANTFSASSAVSVASGTTLDLAGYDQAIASLAGAGNVTLGTATLTAGDDNSSTTFSGAIGGTGGFTKSGTGTLTLAGASSYGGATTVGAGTLRAGAANTWSAASAVNVANGATLDLAGYDQAIASLAGAGNVTLGTATLTTGGDNASTSFAGTIGGTGGLTKNGSGTLILTGASGYGITSIHAGTLQVGAGGTTGTLGTGNVVDDATLVFNRSDDLTVANGISGTGALLQAGSGTLTLTGANSYGGTTTISAGALHVGSGGTTGSLGTGNVVNDTALSFNRSDATTVANAISGSGTVTQAGTGTLTLTGANSYGGTTIISAGTLQVGDGGTTGSLGTGNVVDNGNLVYKRSDDITTANAISGSGTLTQSGSGTLTLASTNSYTGGTVIAAGTLVVGAGGTLGSGAITNNGSLVFSHADTYSLADGITGTGSLTQAGGGNLVLAGSNDYSGGTFVNNGLLSVNGSITGLTTVHAGGTLGGNGTVGSVNVASGGVLAPGNSIGTLTVAGNLDFAAGSTYRVEANAAGASDRVNTVGAGSITLHGGTVSVLAGGAGYQRNTTYTILSSAGTTTGRFDSVTSNLAFLTPTLVYQDNAVLLNLLSSDVTNYASVARTANQRKVANFLNGFANTPGNATAAGLIQRLDNLSADEARVAFDNLSGSPHASASQIAGALGRNFSASLAARSGFSVAGNGNALARYAGVRYASLEPSLLAPASQVVSDTPLLAQAGPARGVETPLPSARERGLWVQTLGSGGRSPSDGNGPSSNYSGNGFVLGFDQPVDARWLAGGAVGYSRTQWDASTNGLAPASGTIESPQAGLYARYASDAWRLRFDGTWSDYSFSTDRTVAFGGTSATANSSHRGHELGLAAQAEMPLQAGGWELRPLAGVRLARLQEDGFTENGAGAANLAVDSRTTQNAVVSAGMHFVRLFEQDAGGLELRAVASRLLGDNDTPVVATLAGQSARFSADGTPLRRDALTLGATVSGQFSRSISGYLDAVYEMRGGGQQAYQFTAGVRKTW; the protein is encoded by the coding sequence GTGCAGCAGTCCGCCCCCCACCTCGTCGCGTCGCACCGGCGCAGCCCCTTGGTTCGCAATGGCGCGCGCCCGCCCCTGCGTCCCCTTGCCATCGCCTGCGTGCTGGCCTGGGCCGCGACGCCGGCGGCCTTCGCCTGCAATGCGTCGGACACCGCAACGCTGGCCGCCTGCGTGGCCAACGCGGCCAGCGACGGCACCATCAACATCACGGCGAACATCACGCTCACCGGCAACATCGGCGTGCTCTCCAGCAACGCCACCATCGTGGGCAACGGCTACACCATCGACGGCGCCGGCAGCTACCGCGGCTTCTTCGTCGGTGCGGGCAACGTGGCCATCAGCGACCTCACGCTGAGCAACCTGAGCGCCAAGGGCGGCGATGGCGGATCCAGCGAGGTCGGCGGGGGTGGTGGCCTGGGAGCAGGCGGCGCACTGTTCGTGCGCAGCGGCGCCTCCGTCACGCTGACCAACGTCGCCCTGCAAAACGACAGCGCGACAGGCGGCGCGGGCGGCAGCAACGTCGGCGGTCCGGGGTTCGGCGGCGGTGGCGGCATGGGCGGGTCCGGCGGCGGTGGCGGCTCCACCCCAGGCGCCGGCGGCGGCGGCCTGTACGCCGCGGGCGCTCCGGCCGCTGGAGGCTACGGCGGCGCTGGGGGCGGGCCTACCGGCGGCGCCGGCTCCACTGGCGCCGGCGCAGGCGCCGGGGGCGACTATTCGGGCGGTGGCGGCAGCCTTGTCGATGACGGCGGCAATGGCGGCTACGGCGGTGGCGGTGGCGGTGGCTTTGACAACGGCGGCAACGGTGGCTTCGGCGGCGGCGGCGGCGGGGCCCTCTTCGACAACGGCGGCAATGGCGGCTTTGGTGCCGGCGGCGGCGGCACCCTCTACGACTACGGCGGCAGCGGCGGCTTCGGTGGCGGCGCGGGCTCCAACGGCTTCGTCGCAGGCGGCAACACCGCAGGCGGCGGCGGCGGCGGGGCCGGCATGGGCGGCGCGATCTTCGTCGAGTCGGGCGGCAGCATCACCCTCGCGGGCAACCTGACCCTGGACGGCAGCAGCGTCACCGGCGGCGCAGGCGGCGCGGGTGCCCAGGGCGGTTCGGCCTTCGGCTCCGCCATCTTCCTGCAGGGCAGCGCCGCGTCGCTGACCTTCAGCCCCGGGAGCAACACCACGCAGGCCGTCCGCGACGTGATCGCCGACGAGGCCGGCTCGGGCGGGTCCGCGGCGAACAGCGTCGGCATCACCAAGAGCGGCGCCGGCACGCTGGTCCTCAGCGGCAACAACACCTACTCGGGCACCACCACCATCAGCGCCGGCACGCTGCAGGTCGGCGAAGGCGGCACGACCGGCTCCCTGGGAAGCGGCAACGTCGTGGACGACGGCGCGCTGGTGTTCAAGCGCTCCGACGACCTCACCGTGGCCAACGCCATCAGCGGCAGCGGCTCGTTGACCCAGGCCGGCACCGGCACGCTCACGCTCACCAACGGCAGCAACAGCTACGCGGGCGGCACGACGATCTCCAGCGGCACGCTGGCCATCACGGACGGCAACGCCCTCGGCACGGGAGCCGTGACCCTGGACGGCGGCAAGCTGCTGGCCCAGGACACGCTGACCCTCGGCAACACCGTGGTCATCGGGACGGGATCCAGCGGCACGATCGCAGCCGCGACCGGCACGACGCTGACGCTCACCGGATCGGCGGGCTGGAGCGCCAACGCGGCGCTGCACTTCGGCACCAGCACCGACACCGGAACCGTCGTTGCCGCGTTCGGCTCCCTCAGCGTCACTTTGCCGGCCGCCAGCATCGCCATCGACGGCGGCACGCTCAAGGCCGGCAACAGCATCCTCGGAAACGTGACCAACTACTCCACCGCGAACATTGCCGCCCATGCCACGCTGGACACCAACGGCTACACCTTCGGCTTCGTGGATCTGCAAGGCAGCGGCAACCTGGTCACCTCGGCCACGCCCGGCAACACCGTGAGCATCCAGGCCGGCAACTTCGCCGGCGTCATCAGCGGCAGCGACCGCGTGCAGAAGACCGGCAGCGGCACCCTGCTGCTGTCCGGCGACAACACCTACACCGGCGGCACCACCGTCAGCGGCGGCACGCTGCAGGTCGGCAACGGCGGCACCACCGGCTCGCTGGGCACCGGCAACGTCGTGAACGACGCCACCCTGGTGTTCGACCGCTCGAACGATTTCACCGTCGCCAATGCCATCAGCGGCTCCGGCAGCGTGACGAAGAATGGCGCCGGCACGCTGGCCCTCACCGGCGCGAATGGCTATCAAGGCACGACCACCATCAACGCCGGCACCCTGCAGCTCGGCGACGGCGGCACCACCGGCACGCTGGGCATCGGCAACGTGGTGGACAACAGTGCGCTCGTGTTCAAGCGCTCGGACACCACCGTGGTCGCCAACGCCATCAGCGGCGCCGGCACGCTCACGCAGGCGGGCAGCGGCACCCTGGTGCTGAGCGGCGCGAACAGCTACTCGGGCGGCACCTTCGTCGACAGCGGCACGCTCCGCGCCGGAAGTGCCGGCGCCTTGTCCGCAGGCAGCGCGATGCACGTGGCCAGCGGCGCGACGCTGGACCTCGACGGCCAAGACCAGGAGGTGGCTTCGCTCGCCGGCGCCGGCAACGTCACGCTGGGCAGCGGCACGCTCACCAGCGGCAACGACAACACCAGCACCGCCTTCAGCGGCGTGACCAGCGGCACGGGCGGCCTCACCAAGGTGGGCAGCGGCACGCTGACCCTGGCCGGCGCCAACAACTACAGCGGCGCGACCACCGTCGACGGCGGCACGCTGCGAGCGGGTGCGGCCAACACCTTCTCCGCCTCCAGCGCGGTCAGCGTGGCCAGCGGCACCACGCTGGACCTGGCCGGCTACGACCAGGCCATAGCCTCGCTGGCCGGCGCCGGCAACGTGACGCTGGGCACCGCCACGCTCACTGCGGGCGACGACAACAGCAGCACCACCTTCAGCGGCGCCATCGGCGGCACGGGCGGCTTCACCAAGAGCGGCACCGGCACCCTGACCTTGGCCGGCGCCAGCAGCTACGGCGGCGCGACCACCGTCGGCGCCGGGACGCTGCGCGCGGGAGCGGCCAACACCTGGTCCGCAGCCAGCGCGGTGAACGTGGCGAACGGCGCCACGCTGGACCTGGCCGGCTACGACCAGGCCATAGCCTCGCTGGCTGGCGCAGGCAACGTGACGCTGGGCACCGCCACGCTCACCACCGGCGGCGACAACGCCAGCACCAGCTTCGCCGGCACGATCGGCGGCACGGGCGGCCTCACGAAGAACGGCAGCGGCACCCTGATCCTCACAGGCGCCAGCGGCTACGGCATCACCAGCATCCACGCCGGCACCCTGCAGGTCGGCGCCGGCGGCACCACCGGTACGCTGGGCACGGGCAACGTCGTGGACGACGCCACGCTGGTGTTCAACCGCTCCGACGACCTCACCGTGGCCAACGGCATCAGCGGCACGGGCGCACTCCTGCAGGCCGGCAGCGGCACGCTGACGCTCACCGGCGCCAACAGCTACGGCGGCACGACCACCATCAGCGCCGGCGCGCTGCACGTGGGCAGCGGCGGCACCACCGGTTCGCTGGGCACCGGCAACGTGGTCAACGACACCGCGCTGTCCTTCAATCGCTCCGATGCGACCACGGTCGCCAATGCCATCTCTGGCAGCGGCACGGTCACGCAGGCCGGCACCGGCACGCTTACGCTCACCGGCGCCAACAGCTACGGCGGCACGACCATCATCAGCGCCGGCACGCTGCAGGTCGGCGACGGCGGCACGACGGGCTCGCTGGGCACCGGCAATGTGGTGGACAACGGCAACCTGGTCTACAAGCGCTCCGATGACATCACGACAGCCAACGCCATCAGCGGCTCGGGCACGCTCACGCAGTCCGGCAGCGGCACGCTCACCCTCGCAAGCACCAACAGCTACACGGGCGGTACCGTCATCGCCGCCGGCACGCTGGTGGTCGGCGCCGGCGGCACGCTGGGCAGCGGCGCGATCACCAACAACGGCAGCCTGGTGTTCAGCCATGCCGACACCTACAGCCTGGCCGACGGCATCACCGGCACCGGCAGCCTGACGCAGGCCGGCGGCGGCAACCTGGTGCTGGCCGGCAGCAACGATTACAGCGGCGGCACGTTCGTCAACAACGGCCTGCTGTCGGTGAACGGCTCCATCACCGGCCTGACCACGGTCCACGCCGGCGGCACGCTGGGCGGCAACGGCACCGTCGGCAGCGTCAACGTCGCCAGCGGCGGCGTGCTGGCGCCGGGCAACTCCATCGGCACGCTCACCGTCGCCGGTAACCTGGACTTCGCCGCGGGCTCCACCTACCGCGTGGAAGCCAACGCCGCCGGTGCCTCCGACCGCGTCAACACGGTGGGTGCGGGCAGCATCACCCTCCATGGCGGCACGGTGTCGGTGCTGGCAGGTGGTGCGGGCTACCAGCGCAACACGACGTACACGATCCTCAGCTCCGCCGGCACCACCACGGGCCGGTTCGACAGCGTGACGTCCAACCTGGCCTTCCTCACGCCCACGCTGGTCTACCAGGACAACGCGGTGCTGCTGAACCTGCTGTCCAGCGACGTGACCAACTACGCCAGCGTGGCGCGCACGGCCAACCAGCGGAAGGTGGCGAACTTCCTCAACGGCTTTGCCAACACGCCGGGCAATGCCACCGCCGCCGGCCTGATCCAGCGGCTCGACAACCTGTCGGCCGACGAGGCGCGTGTCGCCTTCGACAACCTGTCCGGCAGCCCGCACGCGTCGGCAAGCCAGATCGCCGGCGCGCTGGGCCGCAACTTCTCCGCCAGCCTGGCCGCGCGCAGCGGCTTCAGCGTGGCGGGCAACGGTAACGCGCTGGCGCGCTATGCCGGCGTGCGCTATGCGAGCCTGGAGCCGTCGCTGCTAGCCCCCGCCAGCCAGGTCGTGAGCGACACCCCGCTGCTGGCGCAGGCGGGCCCAGCGCGCGGCGTCGAGACGCCGCTGCCCTCGGCGCGCGAACGCGGCCTGTGGGTGCAGACGCTGGGCAGCGGCGGCCGCTCGCCCAGCGACGGCAACGGGCCGTCCTCGAACTACTCCGGCAACGGCTTCGTGCTGGGCTTCGACCAGCCGGTGGACGCGCGCTGGCTGGCCGGCGGCGCCGTGGGCTACAGCCGCACGCAATGGGACGCGAGCACGAACGGCCTGGCGCCGGCTTCGGGCACCATCGAGTCGCCGCAGGCAGGCCTGTACGCGCGCTACGCCAGCGATGCCTGGCGCCTGCGCTTCGACGGCACCTGGTCCGACTACTCCTTCTCCACCGACCGCACCGTGGCCTTCGGCGGCACCAGCGCCACGGCCAACTCCAGCCACCGCGGCCACGAGCTGGGCCTGGCCGCGCAGGCCGAGATGCCGCTGCAAGCCGGCGGCTGGGAACTGCGCCCGCTGGCCGGCGTGCGCCTGGCGCGCCTGCAGGAGGACGGCTTCACCGAAAACGGCGCGGGCGCGGCCAACCTGGCGGTCGATTCGCGCACCACGCAGAACGCCGTGGTCTCCGCCGGCATGCACTTCGTCCGCCTGTTCGAGCAGGACGCCGGCGGGCTCGAGCTGCGCGCGGTGGCTTCGCGGCTGCTGGGCGACAACGACACGCCGGTGGTCGCCACGCTGGCCGGCCAGTCCGCCCGCTTCAGCGCGGACGGCACGCCGCTGCGCCGCGACGCGCTGACCCTAGGCGCCACCGTCTCGGGCCAGTTCTCGCGCAGCATCAGCGGCTATCTCGACGCGGTGTACGAGATGCGCGGCGGCGGGCAGCAGGCGTACCAGTTCACCGCCGGGGTGCGCAAGACCTGGTGA
- a CDS encoding transglutaminase-like domain-containing protein: protein MIRLQLQVDLAYEIADPAGTDFIFNVHAARTAHQTVESEQLVLSQDLTPDIATDAGTGTRFMRLHAWPGPLHLSYAATLDIAHHRAQPDTLNEVPVRCLPLEVLPYVYPSRYCQSDRLLGLASRNFGRLWQGYSRILAVQHWVQEQVAFASETSNSNTSAVDTLVERVGVCRDFAHLMIAMCRALNIPARIATGTDYGADPALGPPDYHAYVEVYLGDRWYVFDASGTGIPMGFLRFGTGRDAADVAFATIFGDVAPATPAISVHALEGPGLELPHHCREALSTAAASPGPVSGCASFGGQADAAMATRPLLVQAPR from the coding sequence ATGATCCGTCTCCAACTGCAGGTGGACCTCGCCTACGAGATCGCCGACCCGGCCGGCACCGACTTCATCTTCAACGTCCATGCGGCCCGCACCGCGCATCAGACGGTCGAGAGTGAACAGCTGGTCCTGAGCCAGGACCTGACGCCCGACATCGCCACCGATGCCGGGACCGGAACCCGCTTCATGCGCCTGCATGCGTGGCCCGGCCCGCTGCACCTGAGCTACGCCGCCACCCTCGACATCGCGCACCATCGCGCCCAACCCGACACGCTGAACGAGGTTCCCGTGCGCTGCCTGCCGCTGGAGGTACTTCCCTACGTGTATCCCAGCCGCTATTGCCAGTCCGACCGCCTGCTGGGACTGGCATCCCGCAACTTCGGGCGGCTCTGGCAAGGCTACAGCCGCATCCTGGCGGTCCAGCACTGGGTGCAGGAGCAAGTCGCGTTCGCCTCCGAGACCAGCAACAGCAACACTTCGGCTGTCGACACGCTGGTCGAGCGGGTCGGCGTCTGCCGCGACTTCGCCCACCTGATGATCGCGATGTGCCGCGCACTGAACATCCCGGCGCGCATCGCGACCGGCACCGACTACGGCGCCGATCCGGCGCTGGGCCCGCCGGACTACCACGCCTACGTGGAGGTCTACCTCGGTGACCGCTGGTACGTGTTCGATGCCTCGGGCACGGGAATCCCGATGGGGTTCCTGCGCTTCGGCACCGGGAGGGACGCCGCGGATGTGGCGTTCGCGACGATCTTCGGTGACGTCGCCCCGGCGACGCCCGCCATCAGCGTGCACGCCCTCGAAGGTCCTGGACTGGAACTGCCCCACCATTGCCGCGAGGCGTTGTCGACGGCCGCCGCATCGCCCGGCCCGGTGTCGGGCTGTGCTTCGTTCGGCGGGCAAGCCGATGCCGCGATGGCAACGCGCCCGCTCCTCGTGCAGGCCCCGCGCTAG